One stretch of Oryzias latipes chromosome 7, ASM223467v1 DNA includes these proteins:
- the LOC101175650 gene encoding uncharacterized protein LOC101175650: protein MSEEPLTLVQVIRRLKVKLIEILSADADFVLQHADARSLLSPHGYQLVKSCRVPSEKVTELLDQIIQRGPTAAQGLLELLKDQALQETFPLLASVQELQANSVSPEVENNVSKRRKGAPESQDPPKKICSNGCALVKEKQLMMVAQAIGRSWREIGRLALGVPSVKLEQIEEDHSQHSERVFHMLRYWRHSQREEATAARLHSLLSQKNFDLAPENIAFLLETDEEHV, encoded by the exons ATGAGTGAAGAACCCCTAACACTAGTCCAAGTGATCAGACGCCTTAAAGTGAAGCTGATCGAAATTCTCAGCGCAGATGCagattttgttctgcagcatgcaGACGCTCGCAGTCTGCTGTCTCCTCACGGATACCAGCTGGTGAAATCCTGCCGTGTTCCCAGTGAAAAGGTGACAGAACTTCTGGATCAGATCATCCAGAGAGGTCCCACGGCAGCACAAGGtctgctggagctgctgaaggATCAGGCTCTCCAGGAGACCTTCCCACTGCTCGCCTCTGTTCAGGAGCTGCAGGCCAACTCAGTGTCTCCAG AAGTCGAAAACAACGTATCAAAAAGGCGAAAAGGAGCTCCTGAATCACAAGATCCACCTAAAAAGATTTGCAGCAATG GCTGTGCCTTAGTGAAGGAGAAGCAGCTGATGATGGTCGCTCAAGCCATCGGCAGGTCTTGGAGGGAGATTGGACGACTGGCTCTGGGCGTCCCATCTGTGAAGCTGGAGCAAATAGAGGAGGACCATTCTCAGCATTCGGAGCGAGTCTTCCACATGCTGCGCTACTGGCGCCACAGTCAAAGAGAGGAGGCCACCGCTGCTCGCCTGCACTCCCTCCTCAGTCAGAAGAACTTCGATCTCGCTCCTGAAAATATCGCCTTTCTACTGGAGACAGACGAAGAACATGTTTAG